A genomic segment from Daphnia pulex isolate KAP4 chromosome 5, ASM2113471v1 encodes:
- the LOC124194332 gene encoding actin-related protein 5-like isoform X2: MEEDKVFTFRDVKPTPDTYHTYDSSLKGNNAPPIVLDHGSYQCRVGWAVDPNPRLTFRNLMAKLRKEKGKSDVEILVGNDIANFEAVRFQLKSPFDRDVITQIDTVETVFDYAFSHLGIDTEGSINHPVVLTEAVCNPSPARQFMNELLFECYQVPAVSVGIDALFSLQHNFSKPCVELPTSLVVRLGYQTTHILPVIGGKCDPQGIRRINLGGLQMISYLHRLLQLKYPSHLSSATFSRAEELIHDYGYIAEDYLKELSKWADGDFYEENVRKIQLPFTPAPTAAETSLNLEQQQQRRKENVKRLVEINAKKREERLASDEERLETLQIIQHQLAEVDDGLAVKLLRQAEITDEHHLEQEIQNIQDRVSRTRQKMAAAAVNPNEEGEPKKPTETAEFQEWLEGIRKQRTEILSRRRERQQRRQELTKRKSAAAQERMRILSMLAKSGSSGPGKKKEDTFGMKDEDWDIYKAVSKDGGGSDSEAEQEKLNDLESALKRYDPNFKNYSGASSSTGEGSSGGFVPTAEYYQLHIGTERIRAPELFFQPSFIGSHQAGISETIDYVVKLYDPATQLQLVSNVFVTGGCANIPGLVPRLQKDLLSMRPFESPFNVNIAADPAGDSWKGAREFGKVAPPSAYLSRSEYQECGPYYFTEHHASNKRFALMKQ; the protein is encoded by the exons atggaagaagataaAGTATTTACTTTTCGAGACGTCAAACCTACTCCAGATACATACCATACATATGACAGTTCACTAAAGGGAAATAATGCACCGCCTATTGTTTTAGATCACG GGTCGTACCAATGCCGTGTTGGGTGGGCTGTGGACCCCAATCCAAGACTAACCTTTAGGAACTTGATGGCTAAACTAAGAAAGGAGAAGGGGAAATCG GATGTAGAAATTTTGGTTGGAAATGATATAGCAAATTTTGAGGCTGTCCGTTTTCAACTGAAATCTCCCTTTGACCGAGATGTCATTACTCAGATAGACACTGTGGAAACAGTTTTTGATTATGCATTTTCACATTTGGGGATTGATACTGAAGGCTCAATCAATCACCCTGTTGTTTTAACTGAAGCTGTATGCAATCCATCACCAGCAAGGCAATTTATGAATGAACTCTTATTTGAGTGCTATCAAGTACCAGCTGTCTCTGTGGGAATAGATGCTCTTTTCAGCCTACAGCATAACTTTTCTAAACCATGTGTTGAACTTCCTACGTCTCTTGTTGTTCGTCTCGGGTATCAGACAACGCATATCCTACCGGTGATTg gtgGTAAATGTGATCCACAAGGAATTCGTAGAATAAACTTGGGTGGACTACAAATGATTTCCTATTTGCATCGCTTGCTACAGCTGAAATATCCTTCGCACTTATCTTCTGCAACATTTAGTCGAGCAGAG GAGCTTATACATGACTATGGATACATAGCAGAAGATTATCTCAAAGAACTGAGCAAATGGGCTGACGGGGATTTTTACGAAGAAAATGTCCGAAAAATCCAATTGCCGTTTACCCCAGCTCCTACGGCTGCTGAAACCAGTTTGAATTTagaacaacagcaacaacgtaGAAAAGAGAATGTGAAAAGGCTGGTCGAAATCAACGCCAAGAAACGCGAGGAGAGG TTAGCATCAGATGAAGAGCGTTTGGAGACGCTTCAGATTATTCAACATCAATTGGCAGAAGTTGATGATGGATTGGCTGTAAAACTATTGAGGCAAGCTGAAATTACAGACGAGCATCATTTAGAGCAAGAAATTCAGAATATTCAGGATCGCGTTTCAAGAACGCgacaaaaaatggctgcaGCTGCAGTAAATCCTAATGAG GAAGGAGAACCCAAGAAGCCCACTGAGACTGCAGAGTTCCAAGAATGGTTAGAAGGAATCCGCAAACAGAG AACAGAGATTctttccagaagaagagaaagacaaCAGCGTCGTCAGGAActcacgaaaagaaaatctgcAGCTGCCCAAGAAAGGATGCGCATATTAAGTATGCTCGCAAAAAGTGGTAGCAGTGGGCCgggcaagaaaaaagaagatacgTTTGGTATGAAAGATGAAGATTGGGATATTTATAAAGCAGTCAGCAAA GATGGAGGAGGATCCGACAGCGAGGCTGAACAGGAGAAACTAAATGACCTCGAATCAGCCTTGAAGCGTTACGACCCGAATTTCAAGAACTACAGCGGGGCTTCTTCGAGCACTGGTGAAGGCAGTTCAGGTGGTTTTGTTCCCACGGCTGAATATTATCAACTTCACATAGGCACCGAACGTATTCGAGCTCCTGAGCTTTTCTTTCAACCCAGCTTTATCGG ctccCACCAAGCAGGCATTTCGGAAACGATAGACTATGTCGTAAAACTTTATGATCCTGCTACTCAACTGCAGCTGGTTAGCAACGTTTTTGTAACTGGTGGTTGTGCCAATATTCCTG GTCTAGTACCCAGACTACAAAAGGATCTCCTATCTATGCGTCCTTTCGAATCTCCTTTCAATGTCAATATAGCGGCCGACCCAGCAGGAGATTCTTGGAAGGGTGCTCGTGAATTCGGTAAAGTAGCTCCTCCTTCCGCTTACCTTTCTCGATCTGAATATCAAGAGTGCGGCCCGTACTACTTTACGGAGCATCACGCATCAAATAAGAGATTCGCATTGATGAAACAGTAA
- the LOC124194332 gene encoding actin-related protein 5-like isoform X3, producing the protein MEEDKVFTFRDVKPTPDTYHTYDSSLKGNNAPPIVLDHGSYQCRVGWAVDPNPRLTFRNLMAKLRKEKGKSDVEILVGNDIANFEAVRFQLKSPFDRDVITQIDTVETVFDYAFSHLGIDTEGSINHPVVLTEAVCNPSPARQFMNELLFECYQVPAVSVGIDALFSLQHNFSKPCVELPTSLVVRLGYQTTHILPVIGGKCDPQGIRRINLGGLQMISYLHRLLQLKYPSHLSSATFSRAEELIHDYGYIAEDYLKELSKWADGDFYEENVRKIQLPFTPAPTAAETSLNLEQQQQRRKENVKRLVEINAKKREERLASDEERLETLQIIQHQLAEVDDGLAVKLLRQAEITDEHHLEQEIQNIQDRVSRTRQKMAAAAVNPNEEGEPKKPTETAEFQEWLEGIRKQRTEILSRRRERQQRRQELTKRKSAAAQERMRILSMLAKSGSSGPGKKKEDTFGMKDEDWDIYKAVSKDGGGSDSEAEQEKLNDLESALKRYDPNFKNYSGASSSTGEGSSGGFVPTAEYYQLHIGTERIRAPELFFQPSFIGSHQAGISETIDYVVKLYDPATQLQLVSNVFVTGGCANIPGLVPRLQKDLLSMRPFESPFNVNIAADPAGDSWKGAREFAFLQNQFHVAIIVYAQITGIIEGKLNSEKRETVK; encoded by the exons atggaagaagataaAGTATTTACTTTTCGAGACGTCAAACCTACTCCAGATACATACCATACATATGACAGTTCACTAAAGGGAAATAATGCACCGCCTATTGTTTTAGATCACG GGTCGTACCAATGCCGTGTTGGGTGGGCTGTGGACCCCAATCCAAGACTAACCTTTAGGAACTTGATGGCTAAACTAAGAAAGGAGAAGGGGAAATCG GATGTAGAAATTTTGGTTGGAAATGATATAGCAAATTTTGAGGCTGTCCGTTTTCAACTGAAATCTCCCTTTGACCGAGATGTCATTACTCAGATAGACACTGTGGAAACAGTTTTTGATTATGCATTTTCACATTTGGGGATTGATACTGAAGGCTCAATCAATCACCCTGTTGTTTTAACTGAAGCTGTATGCAATCCATCACCAGCAAGGCAATTTATGAATGAACTCTTATTTGAGTGCTATCAAGTACCAGCTGTCTCTGTGGGAATAGATGCTCTTTTCAGCCTACAGCATAACTTTTCTAAACCATGTGTTGAACTTCCTACGTCTCTTGTTGTTCGTCTCGGGTATCAGACAACGCATATCCTACCGGTGATTg gtgGTAAATGTGATCCACAAGGAATTCGTAGAATAAACTTGGGTGGACTACAAATGATTTCCTATTTGCATCGCTTGCTACAGCTGAAATATCCTTCGCACTTATCTTCTGCAACATTTAGTCGAGCAGAG GAGCTTATACATGACTATGGATACATAGCAGAAGATTATCTCAAAGAACTGAGCAAATGGGCTGACGGGGATTTTTACGAAGAAAATGTCCGAAAAATCCAATTGCCGTTTACCCCAGCTCCTACGGCTGCTGAAACCAGTTTGAATTTagaacaacagcaacaacgtaGAAAAGAGAATGTGAAAAGGCTGGTCGAAATCAACGCCAAGAAACGCGAGGAGAGG TTAGCATCAGATGAAGAGCGTTTGGAGACGCTTCAGATTATTCAACATCAATTGGCAGAAGTTGATGATGGATTGGCTGTAAAACTATTGAGGCAAGCTGAAATTACAGACGAGCATCATTTAGAGCAAGAAATTCAGAATATTCAGGATCGCGTTTCAAGAACGCgacaaaaaatggctgcaGCTGCAGTAAATCCTAATGAG GAAGGAGAACCCAAGAAGCCCACTGAGACTGCAGAGTTCCAAGAATGGTTAGAAGGAATCCGCAAACAGAG AACAGAGATTctttccagaagaagagaaagacaaCAGCGTCGTCAGGAActcacgaaaagaaaatctgcAGCTGCCCAAGAAAGGATGCGCATATTAAGTATGCTCGCAAAAAGTGGTAGCAGTGGGCCgggcaagaaaaaagaagatacgTTTGGTATGAAAGATGAAGATTGGGATATTTATAAAGCAGTCAGCAAA GATGGAGGAGGATCCGACAGCGAGGCTGAACAGGAGAAACTAAATGACCTCGAATCAGCCTTGAAGCGTTACGACCCGAATTTCAAGAACTACAGCGGGGCTTCTTCGAGCACTGGTGAAGGCAGTTCAGGTGGTTTTGTTCCCACGGCTGAATATTATCAACTTCACATAGGCACCGAACGTATTCGAGCTCCTGAGCTTTTCTTTCAACCCAGCTTTATCGG ctccCACCAAGCAGGCATTTCGGAAACGATAGACTATGTCGTAAAACTTTATGATCCTGCTACTCAACTGCAGCTGGTTAGCAACGTTTTTGTAACTGGTGGTTGTGCCAATATTCCTG GTCTAGTACCCAGACTACAAAAGGATCTCCTATCTATGCGTCCTTTCGAATCTCCTTTCAATGTCAATATAGCGGCCGACCCAGCAGGAGATTCTTGGAAGGGTGCTCGTGAATTCG CATTTCTACAGAATCAATTCCACGTGGCAATCATTGTCTACGCTCAAATCACAGGAATTATTGAGGGGAAGTTGAATAgtgagaaaagagaaacagtaAAATAA
- the LOC124194338 gene encoding transmembrane reductase CYB561D2-like: protein MFNRDGLSYLLVHGTIILSTIYLSYLSNPGSSLFSWHPFLMTFSMLFLANELVMIFSPYWSLLPKRFQKQLFMDFHTYGQVVAFIGYSIGFAAIYINKEDNEKPHFKSWHGLLGLIQAIIITSQLSLGSLAKYARYIPLKLNVGKIKGFHNLLGAVAILFTSLNMITACFTNFFSSQTHILLAYVFSAAFILIYGFVSLRVFMTNSRIAQLFK from the exons ATGTTTAATCGCGATGGATTATCTTACTTGCTAGTTCACGGAACTATTATTCTGTCTACGATCTATCTGTCGTATCTATCCAACCCGGGATCAAGTCTTTTCAGCTGGCACCCATTTTTAATGACTTTTAGT ATGCTGTTTTTGGCAAATGAATTGGTTATGATTTTTTCACCTTATTGGTCCCTTCTACCAAAGAGATTTCAAAAACAGCTATTTATGGATTTCCATACTTACGGTCAGGTAGTTGCTTTCATTGGCTACAGCATTGGTTTTGCTGCCATTTACATCAACAAGGAAGATAATGAAAAACCACACTTCAAAAGTTGGCATGGTCTTCTTGGGCTCATTCAAGCAATAATCATAACAAGTCAGTTGTCACTAGGTTCTCTTGCCAAATATGCAAGATACATCCCTTTGAAACTTAATGTTGGCAAGATAAAGGGTTTTCACAATTTGCTTGGTGCAGTGGCCATCTTGTTTACTTCACTCAACATGATCACTGCCTGTTtcaccaatttcttttcatccCAAACACACATACTCCTCGCCTACGTCTTTTCTGCCGCATTCATCCTCATTTATGGATTTGTTTCTCTCCGTGTTTTCATGACAAACAGCCGAATCGCCCAACTTTTCAAGTAG
- the LOC124194332 gene encoding actin-related protein 5-like isoform X1 produces MEEDKVFTFRDVKPTPDTYHTYDSSLKGNNAPPIVLDHGSYQCRVGWAVDPNPRLTFRNLMAKLRKEKGKSDVEILVGNDIANFEAVRFQLKSPFDRDVITQIDTVETVFDYAFSHLGIDTEGSINHPVVLTEAVCNPSPARQFMNELLFECYQVPAVSVGIDALFSLQHNFSKPCVELPTSLVVRLGYQTTHILPVIGGKCDPQGIRRINLGGLQMISYLHRLLQLKYPSHLSSATFSRAEELIHDYGYIAEDYLKELSKWADGDFYEENVRKIQLPFTPAPTAAETSLNLEQQQQRRKENVKRLVEINAKKREERLASDEERLETLQIIQHQLAEVDDGLAVKLLRQAEITDEHHLEQEIQNIQDRVSRTRQKMAAAAVNPNEEGEPKKPTETAEFQEWLEGIRKQRTEILSRRRERQQRRQELTKRKSAAAQERMRILSMLAKSGSSGPGKKKEDTFGMKDEDWDIYKAVSKDGGGSDSEAEQEKLNDLESALKRYDPNFKNYSGASSSTGEGSSGGFVPTAEYYQLHIGTERIRAPELFFQPSFIGSHQAGISETIDYVVKLYDPATQLQLVSNVFVTGGCANIPGLVPRLQKDLLSMRPFESPFNVNIAADPAGDSWKGAREFGKVAPPSAYLSRSEYQECGPYYFTEHHASNKRFALMKHISTESIPRGNHCLRSNHRNY; encoded by the exons atggaagaagataaAGTATTTACTTTTCGAGACGTCAAACCTACTCCAGATACATACCATACATATGACAGTTCACTAAAGGGAAATAATGCACCGCCTATTGTTTTAGATCACG GGTCGTACCAATGCCGTGTTGGGTGGGCTGTGGACCCCAATCCAAGACTAACCTTTAGGAACTTGATGGCTAAACTAAGAAAGGAGAAGGGGAAATCG GATGTAGAAATTTTGGTTGGAAATGATATAGCAAATTTTGAGGCTGTCCGTTTTCAACTGAAATCTCCCTTTGACCGAGATGTCATTACTCAGATAGACACTGTGGAAACAGTTTTTGATTATGCATTTTCACATTTGGGGATTGATACTGAAGGCTCAATCAATCACCCTGTTGTTTTAACTGAAGCTGTATGCAATCCATCACCAGCAAGGCAATTTATGAATGAACTCTTATTTGAGTGCTATCAAGTACCAGCTGTCTCTGTGGGAATAGATGCTCTTTTCAGCCTACAGCATAACTTTTCTAAACCATGTGTTGAACTTCCTACGTCTCTTGTTGTTCGTCTCGGGTATCAGACAACGCATATCCTACCGGTGATTg gtgGTAAATGTGATCCACAAGGAATTCGTAGAATAAACTTGGGTGGACTACAAATGATTTCCTATTTGCATCGCTTGCTACAGCTGAAATATCCTTCGCACTTATCTTCTGCAACATTTAGTCGAGCAGAG GAGCTTATACATGACTATGGATACATAGCAGAAGATTATCTCAAAGAACTGAGCAAATGGGCTGACGGGGATTTTTACGAAGAAAATGTCCGAAAAATCCAATTGCCGTTTACCCCAGCTCCTACGGCTGCTGAAACCAGTTTGAATTTagaacaacagcaacaacgtaGAAAAGAGAATGTGAAAAGGCTGGTCGAAATCAACGCCAAGAAACGCGAGGAGAGG TTAGCATCAGATGAAGAGCGTTTGGAGACGCTTCAGATTATTCAACATCAATTGGCAGAAGTTGATGATGGATTGGCTGTAAAACTATTGAGGCAAGCTGAAATTACAGACGAGCATCATTTAGAGCAAGAAATTCAGAATATTCAGGATCGCGTTTCAAGAACGCgacaaaaaatggctgcaGCTGCAGTAAATCCTAATGAG GAAGGAGAACCCAAGAAGCCCACTGAGACTGCAGAGTTCCAAGAATGGTTAGAAGGAATCCGCAAACAGAG AACAGAGATTctttccagaagaagagaaagacaaCAGCGTCGTCAGGAActcacgaaaagaaaatctgcAGCTGCCCAAGAAAGGATGCGCATATTAAGTATGCTCGCAAAAAGTGGTAGCAGTGGGCCgggcaagaaaaaagaagatacgTTTGGTATGAAAGATGAAGATTGGGATATTTATAAAGCAGTCAGCAAA GATGGAGGAGGATCCGACAGCGAGGCTGAACAGGAGAAACTAAATGACCTCGAATCAGCCTTGAAGCGTTACGACCCGAATTTCAAGAACTACAGCGGGGCTTCTTCGAGCACTGGTGAAGGCAGTTCAGGTGGTTTTGTTCCCACGGCTGAATATTATCAACTTCACATAGGCACCGAACGTATTCGAGCTCCTGAGCTTTTCTTTCAACCCAGCTTTATCGG ctccCACCAAGCAGGCATTTCGGAAACGATAGACTATGTCGTAAAACTTTATGATCCTGCTACTCAACTGCAGCTGGTTAGCAACGTTTTTGTAACTGGTGGTTGTGCCAATATTCCTG GTCTAGTACCCAGACTACAAAAGGATCTCCTATCTATGCGTCCTTTCGAATCTCCTTTCAATGTCAATATAGCGGCCGACCCAGCAGGAGATTCTTGGAAGGGTGCTCGTGAATTCGGTAAAGTAGCTCCTCCTTCCGCTTACCTTTCTCGATCTGAATATCAAGAGTGCGGCCCGTACTACTTTACGGAGCATCACGCATCAAATAAGAGATTCGCATTGATGAAACA CATTTCTACAGAATCAATTCCACGTGGCAATCATTGTCTACGCTCAAATCACAGGAATTATTGA